One window of the Candidatus Diapherotrites archaeon genome contains the following:
- a CDS encoding glycosyltransferase family 4 protein: MNLCIVNDRFPPFSSGGGTMLAYNLAKELSEKHHVTVFTMDLGKKIKEEKFEVKRIKLNNSPSSSVGFLEFIKRIPKEIERKEFDVIHSCSAGISFFLPKNKLLITSNGSALSELKTLLKEKNFYFSSIKRLINSYFLELYSYQRAKRIIAISKSTAIEIEKDYFLSKKPEVIYNGFNKDLFNYSSKDEGYILFVGRLSQRKGTFNLLKAIKGAQARLHIIGDGELKQKIIEFTKKSDLQEKIKLLGWLQGKKLARQFKECSFLVCPSTYEPFPLVVLEAMACGKAVIAANVSGIPELIQDGKNGLLFNPFNENELKEKIVYLRDNAGERKRLGGNALKTARRFSWGKTAKNYLKVYRELK, from the coding sequence ATGAATTTATGTATTGTAAATGACCGTTTCCCGCCATTTTCTTCTGGGGGTGGCACAATGCTTGCCTACAATCTAGCAAAAGAATTATCAGAAAAGCACCATGTGACAGTTTTTACAATGGATTTAGGCAAAAAAATTAAAGAAGAAAAATTTGAAGTAAAAAGAATTAAATTAAATAATTCCCCTTCAAGTTCTGTGGGGTTTTTGGAATTTATTAAAAGAATTCCAAAAGAAATCGAAAGAAAAGAATTTGATGTAATTCATTCGTGTTCTGCTGGAATCTCTTTTTTCTTGCCAAAAAACAAATTGCTGATTACCTCTAATGGCAGTGCCTTAAGCGAATTAAAGACATTGTTAAAAGAAAAAAATTTTTATTTTTCATCAATAAAACGTTTGATTAATTCCTATTTCTTGGAATTGTATTCTTATCAAAGGGCAAAAAGAATAATTGCCATAAGTAAATCTACTGCAATTGAAATTGAGAAAGATTATTTTTTATCAAAAAAGCCAGAAGTAATTTACAACGGATTCAACAAAGACTTATTTAATTATTCAAGCAAAGACGAAGGCTACATTTTGTTTGTTGGAAGGCTAAGCCAAAGAAAAGGCACATTTAACTTACTGAAAGCAATCAAAGGAGCACAAGCAAGATTGCATATAATTGGAGACGGCGAACTAAAACAAAAGATAATTGAATTCACTAAAAAAAGCGATTTGCAAGAAAAAATTAAGTTGCTTGGATGGCTTCAAGGAAAAAAACTAGCAAGGCAATTCAAGGAATGCTCTTTCCTTGTTTGTCCTTCAACCTATGAACCCTTTCCTTTGGTTGTATTGGAGGCAATGGCCTGCGGTAAGGCAGTAATTGCAGCAAATGTATCTGGAATTCCTGAATTAATCCAGGACGGAAAAAACGGCTTACTATTCAATCCATTCAATGAGAATGAATTAAAGGAAAAAATAGTGTACTTACGTGATAATGCCGGTGAAAGAAAAAGGTTGGGTGGAAATGCCCTGAAAACAGCAAGGAGGTTTTCTTGGGGTAAGACAGCAAAAAATTACTTGAAAGTTTACAGGGAATTAAAATGA
- a CDS encoding class I SAM-dependent methyltransferase, with translation MNIIKAQEFQGKRYENLSPDMLSNERLKVVFDLVKTEKKGRILDVGCLDGSFTLEFKKEGWNAYGCDISDSIRKAERKGIKCKKFDFEGRFPYPNNFFDGVIVGDVIEHIFDTENFLNELHRILKPKGFLVISTPNTASLPNRILLLMGKKPLNLDYTKGGGHIRAYTMELLEKQLKQKGFKVEERKADLLRLSDKIEVAPLYFLEKILAKIFPTLSLNLVLKARK, from the coding sequence GTGAATATTATTAAAGCACAAGAATTTCAGGGCAAAAGATATGAAAATTTAAGCCCTGACATGCTTTCAAATGAAAGGCTTAAAGTGGTTTTTGATTTAGTGAAGACAGAAAAGAAGGGCAGAATACTCGATGTAGGCTGCTTAGATGGAAGCTTTACATTAGAATTCAAAAAAGAGGGCTGGAATGCCTACGGCTGCGATATTTCAGATTCAATAAGGAAAGCCGAAAGAAAAGGCATTAAATGCAAAAAATTTGACTTTGAAGGCAGGTTTCCTTATCCAAACAATTTCTTTGATGGAGTAATAGTTGGAGATGTAATAGAACATATTTTTGACACAGAAAATTTCTTGAATGAATTGCACAGAATACTTAAGCCAAAAGGCTTCCTTGTAATCTCAACTCCAAACACTGCTTCACTGCCGAACAGAATACTTTTGCTGATGGGAAAAAAGCCATTGAATTTGGATTACACTAAAGGCGGGGGGCACATAAGAGCATACACAATGGAATTACTTGAAAAGCAGTTAAAGCAGAAAGGATTTAAGGTTGAAGAGAGAAAGGCAGACTTATTAAGGCTTTCAGATAAAATTGAAGTGGCTCCACTCTACTTTCTTGAAAAAATTCTTGCAAAAATCTTTCCAACGCTTTCCTTAAATCTTGTCTTGAAGGCGAGAAAATGA
- a CDS encoding glycosyltransferase family 4 protein produces MNEIVSPCYFELVNEMKRQGHEIIVLNENGSFGNLKAIKCTPAHVTDYPSGAFNKILFSAKARQIIEKMNIDLIFGSFPESICFLGDLKIPKIVMLQDDLKKRIQFTPWFGMFKIKYGFIPLPEYTKIGVKIDYLFQLNSLKKADGIVFVNNESKKEFNGKTRALAKAIPNGVNSKQFSLDKNTRKEIKKIKKVFPGPIVLFMARLELQKAPLDFVRAAGKVLQRHKAFFLIAGNGPMRKAVEKEIHKLNLTERVKVLGWKKGTEKKALLHSCSMYVLSSLFDPMPISVLEAMACSKPVIVSNVGGIKEAVDEKVGIKIPSGNIEKLVDAIIFMLESPEKAKAMGINAKKKIERFYDWKAISKKYIEFFNEVSSKNG; encoded by the coding sequence TTGAATGAGATTGTTTCGCCCTGCTATTTTGAGTTAGTCAATGAAATGAAAAGGCAAGGTCACGAGATAATTGTACTGAATGAGAATGGCTCTTTTGGAAATTTGAAAGCAATCAAGTGCACTCCGGCGCACGTGACAGATTATCCTTCAGGGGCATTCAATAAAATTTTATTCAGCGCCAAAGCAAGGCAAATAATTGAAAAGATGAATATAGACCTTATTTTTGGTTCATTCCCTGAATCCATTTGTTTTTTGGGCGACTTAAAGATACCTAAAATTGTCATGTTGCAAGATGACTTAAAAAAAAGGATTCAGTTCACGCCGTGGTTTGGCATGTTTAAAATAAAATATGGTTTTATTCCCTTGCCTGAGTACACTAAAATTGGCGTTAAAATCGATTACCTCTTTCAGTTGAATTCCCTTAAAAAGGCAGATGGAATTGTGTTTGTGAACAACGAATCAAAAAAAGAATTTAATGGTAAAACAAGGGCACTGGCAAAGGCAATTCCAAACGGAGTGAATTCAAAGCAATTTTCCTTGGATAAAAATACGCGAAAAGAAATAAAAAAAATAAAAAAGGTATTTCCCGGGCCAATTGTATTGTTCATGGCAAGGCTTGAACTTCAGAAAGCTCCCCTTGATTTTGTAAGGGCTGCAGGAAAAGTTCTTCAAAGGCACAAGGCTTTCTTCTTGATTGCAGGCAATGGTCCAATGAGAAAGGCAGTTGAAAAAGAGATTCATAAATTAAATTTAACTGAAAGAGTAAAAGTTCTTGGATGGAAGAAAGGCACAGAGAAAAAAGCACTACTTCATTCGTGCAGTATGTATGTTTTGTCTTCACTTTTTGACCCAATGCCTATTTCAGTGCTTGAGGCAATGGCGTGCTCTAAGCCTGTGATTGTTTCAAATGTGGGCGGCATTAAAGAGGCTGTAGACGAAAAAGTTGGAATTAAAATTCCTTCGGGCAACATTGAAAAATTGGTTGATGCAATAATTTTTATGCTTGAAAGCCCTGAAAAAGCAAAAGCAATGGGCATTAATGCAAAAAAGAAAATAGAAAGGTTTTACGACTGGAAGGCCATATCAAAAAAATATATTGAATTTTTTAATGAAGTGAGCTCAAAAAACGGGTGA
- a CDS encoding glycosyltransferase, which produces MNLLFLLERVNFSLLQGDSVYCKRFIYGLKEAGNQIECIAHGKLKGIKMHSPGSFKYFTQIKTIPVANHLVKKNVDAIINQKNFDALFVCNLICTGDNFWYRLPQPFTLKESAHLKHIRMKAKEKGIKLFYRIEGITERNSFPAFFAGSTKEAHLNELNKCDGIVTLSKAQDRILQEKYNVSNEFLAFPPSVDTQKFRKIKRNNFIKQKYYLPEFCLLYFSSTADGKELERFFDVLALTSKEVNLIINSNPTPKLLLIAEKKKVAERVKFIGKIPDGEVIPLMSYCKAGVYLKKFNLPLGDASFMVKISEYMASGLPVIVPEMSGPIKQAGRAGIVLSEDSEENAQKINSLLSENFRRKLSNKACEIAEKDFDLKKNSLKLNRFIKGIVLR; this is translated from the coding sequence ATGAATTTATTGTTTCTTCTCGAGAGAGTGAACTTCAGTCTACTTCAAGGCGACTCCGTCTACTGCAAGAGATTTATTTACGGATTAAAAGAAGCAGGCAATCAAATTGAGTGCATTGCGCACGGCAAATTAAAAGGAATAAAAATGCACTCTCCGGGGTCTTTTAAATATTTCACTCAAATTAAAACAATTCCTGTAGCCAATCACCTGGTCAAAAAAAATGTTGATGCAATAATAAATCAGAAAAATTTTGATGCATTATTTGTCTGCAACCTCATTTGCACTGGAGACAACTTTTGGTACAGGCTTCCTCAGCCCTTCACATTAAAGGAATCAGCACACCTAAAGCATATTAGAATGAAGGCAAAAGAGAAAGGCATAAAGCTTTTTTACAGGATTGAAGGCATAACTGAAAGGAATTCTTTCCCTGCCTTTTTTGCTGGTTCCACAAAGGAAGCCCATTTAAATGAACTGAACAAATGCGATGGGATAGTCACCTTAAGCAAAGCCCAGGACAGGATATTGCAAGAAAAATATAATGTTAGCAATGAATTCCTTGCATTTCCCCCAAGCGTTGATACACAAAAATTTAGGAAAATTAAAAGAAATAATTTCATAAAACAAAAATATTATTTGCCTGAATTCTGTCTGCTTTATTTTAGTTCAACTGCAGACGGAAAAGAACTTGAAAGGTTTTTTGATGTTCTTGCATTGACCTCCAAGGAAGTTAATTTGATTATAAATTCAAACCCAACACCAAAATTGCTTTTGATTGCAGAAAAAAAGAAGGTTGCTGAAAGAGTAAAATTCATTGGAAAAATCCCTGATGGAGAGGTAATACCTTTAATGAGCTACTGCAAGGCTGGTGTCTACCTCAAAAAATTTAATCTGCCTTTGGGCGACGCAAGCTTTATGGTAAAGATCTCTGAATACATGGCTTCCGGGCTGCCAGTAATTGTTCCTGAAATGTCAGGACCAATCAAACAGGCAGGACGTGCTGGAATTGTTTTAAGTGAAGACAGTGAAGAAAATGCTCAAAAAATCAATTCACTGCTTTCAGAAAATTTCAGAAGGAAACTTTCAAATAAAGCTTGTGAGATCGCTGAAAAAGATTTTGATTTAAAGAAAAATTCGCTTAAATTAAACAGATTTATTAAGGGAATTGTTTTGAGGTGA
- a CDS encoding glycosyltransferase family 4 protein, translating into MRIGFLVRTLKQDSFGGGIARYYETLINALKKEIEVNVFCCDDIENNNRIFFHRIDGAKGSFWPLSCITTNLAFAKNFYDKSKKIGCDLIEAPLSSLDAYYIAKEGKIPVMTDVVSPASKQLKGAFSVFGIDSMFLDRTLVFNAEKSLLKNSAKIIANSKFTLNELIKNYYGRKENCLLVRQSIETSKFKPIKTKEKMFFKQNKKRLLYVGRIEPKKGLKVLLEALKQLNESIELSVAGGRLNKELPYHKKIIESIKENKKHSINFLGFIKEKDLIHAYNEADLIVVPSFSESACYVLLEGMSCGKPVIASRVEGMAEIAPLELHFTAGNSDELAEKISFLIDNKILCRALGRKSRRRIVKYHSIAKNSRKFLALYKSLVQ; encoded by the coding sequence ATGAGGATAGGGTTTCTGGTTAGAACCCTGAAACAAGATAGTTTTGGAGGGGGAATTGCAAGGTATTACGAAACATTGATCAATGCCTTGAAAAAAGAGATTGAAGTGAATGTTTTTTGCTGTGATGATATCGAGAACAACAATAGAATTTTTTTTCACAGAATTGATGGTGCAAAAGGTTCTTTTTGGCCACTCAGTTGTATTACAACAAACCTTGCATTCGCGAAAAACTTTTATGACAAATCAAAAAAAATAGGGTGTGATTTAATTGAGGCGCCGCTGTCTTCGCTGGATGCCTATTACATTGCAAAGGAAGGCAAAATTCCTGTTATGACTGATGTGGTTTCTCCTGCTTCGAAACAATTGAAAGGCGCTTTTTCTGTTTTTGGCATTGATTCCATGTTTTTGGATAGAACGCTTGTTTTCAATGCAGAAAAAAGTTTATTGAAGAATTCAGCCAAAATTATTGCCAACTCAAAATTTACTCTGAATGAACTAATAAAGAACTATTATGGCAGGAAAGAGAATTGTTTGCTCGTACGTCAAAGCATTGAAACAAGCAAATTCAAGCCAATTAAAACAAAAGAAAAAATGTTTTTCAAGCAAAACAAAAAAAGATTACTGTATGTTGGAAGGATTGAACCAAAAAAAGGATTGAAGGTATTGCTTGAAGCATTAAAGCAATTGAATGAAAGCATTGAATTGTCTGTAGCTGGAGGCAGACTCAACAAAGAACTTCCTTACCACAAAAAAATAATTGAAAGCATTAAAGAAAACAAAAAGCATTCAATTAATTTTTTGGGCTTTATTAAAGAGAAAGATTTAATTCATGCATACAATGAAGCTGACTTGATTGTGGTGCCTTCCTTCTCTGAGTCTGCGTGTTACGTGTTGCTTGAGGGAATGTCCTGCGGCAAGCCTGTAATTGCTTCAAGGGTTGAGGGAATGGCTGAAATAGCCCCGCTTGAACTGCATTTCACTGCAGGAAATTCTGATGAACTTGCAGAAAAAATTTCTTTTTTGATTGACAACAAAATCTTGTGCAGGGCTTTGGGAAGAAAAAGCAGGCGGAGGATAGTGAAATACCATTCTATAGCAAAAAATTCAAGGAAATTTCTTGCGCTTTATAAATCGCTTGTGCAGTGA
- a CDS encoding methyltransferase domain-containing protein, with amino-acid sequence MIFLSLSAVIITKNEEEKIAGCIKSVSWADEIILVDSFSCDDTVHIAESLGAKVFLKEFIDYSSSKNFGISKAKSEWVLSIDADEVVSDDLKKEILEAINSPRSGSDAFVISRKSFVGNRPFYISRHVRLFKKTKGFFAGKVHEAVKVEGKTGSLSAPLLHFTYSSWRECFKKNNFYTEINAIELSKKDYLFILQKMLFELIMLSYDKFREIITEKKIPRNFDAAYFCFVVIYFGLLKNFKALKFKFFNKTENRVCCTYCGSIDSKIFYEFGKRRLKGVRFDRTSIAKCSRCGLVFSFPQPSLQKLRSFYGSEEYDYYSGRVELFSKIALYYINELNKIFPKKGKLLDFGCGIGIFFFNAKKEGWKVTCVDSSRLMAGKAKKKFNLKVYPSLDELPKQKFDVVFMQSVFEHIQEPSVLLKKLRNFMHKNSIIVIDVPNFNSIFRLFKGKDWYLLSPQEHLFHFDSKSISMVLNDAGFRVKSIKFPTVYDYGIIRKNPFKGFLHSIISFFGLTETIFCVCELKERQKNEDRVSG; translated from the coding sequence GTGATTTTTTTGAGTCTATCGGCTGTAATAATAACAAAAAATGAAGAAGAAAAAATCGCTGGCTGCATTAAAAGCGTTTCCTGGGCAGATGAAATTATTTTAGTGGACAGCTTCAGCTGTGATGACACTGTGCATATAGCAGAGAGCCTTGGAGCAAAGGTTTTCCTTAAAGAATTTATTGATTATTCGAGTTCCAAAAATTTTGGAATTTCAAAGGCAAAAAGTGAATGGGTTTTAAGCATTGACGCAGATGAAGTTGTTTCAGATGATTTAAAGAAAGAAATACTTGAAGCAATCAATTCGCCAAGATCTGGCAGTGATGCCTTTGTTATTTCGCGTAAAAGTTTTGTTGGAAACAGGCCTTTTTATATAAGCAGGCACGTAAGATTATTTAAAAAAACCAAGGGTTTTTTTGCAGGCAAGGTTCATGAAGCAGTAAAGGTAGAAGGAAAAACAGGTTCTCTTTCGGCACCCCTCCTTCATTTCACTTACTCTTCTTGGAGGGAGTGTTTTAAAAAAAATAATTTTTATACAGAAATAAATGCAATAGAGTTATCAAAAAAAGATTATTTGTTTATTCTGCAGAAAATGCTGTTTGAGTTAATAATGCTTTCTTATGACAAGTTCAGAGAGATTATTACAGAGAAAAAAATTCCCAGGAACTTTGATGCGGCGTATTTTTGTTTTGTTGTCATCTACTTTGGCCTGCTTAAAAATTTTAAGGCATTAAAATTCAAGTTCTTCAACAAAACAGAAAACAGGGTCTGCTGCACTTACTGCGGTTCAATTGACAGCAAAATTTTTTATGAGTTTGGCAAAAGAAGGCTTAAGGGAGTGCGGTTTGACAGAACAAGCATTGCCAAGTGCAGCCGTTGCGGGCTTGTTTTTTCTTTCCCTCAGCCTTCGCTTCAGAAGTTGAGGAGTTTTTACGGTTCAGAAGAATATGATTATTATTCCGGAAGGGTTGAATTGTTTTCGAAGATTGCTTTGTATTATATTAACGAGCTGAACAAAATTTTCCCTAAGAAAGGGAAATTGCTGGATTTTGGCTGCGGGATAGGCATATTCTTTTTCAATGCAAAAAAAGAAGGCTGGAAGGTAACATGCGTTGATTCTTCAAGGTTAATGGCGGGAAAGGCAAAAAAAAAATTTAATTTGAAGGTTTATCCCTCGTTAGATGAACTGCCAAAGCAAAAGTTTGATGTCGTATTCATGCAGTCTGTTTTCGAGCACATACAGGAGCCTTCTGTATTATTAAAAAAATTAAGGAATTTTATGCACAAGAACTCAATAATCGTAATTGACGTCCCCAATTTTAACAGCATCTTCAGGTTATTTAAAGGAAAGGACTGGTATCTGCTTTCACCCCAAGAGCACTTGTTTCATTTTGATTCAAAAAGCATTTCTATGGTTTTGAATGACGCAGGTTTCAGGGTGAAATCAATTAAGTTCCCTACAGTTTATGATTACGGCATTATAAGGAAAAACCCTTTTAAGGGATTCCTTCACAGCATAATTTCTTTTTTTGGTTTAACTGAAACAATCTTCTGTGTATGCGAATTAAAGGAGAGGCAAAAAAATGAGGATAGGGTTTCTGGTTAG
- a CDS encoding class I SAM-dependent methyltransferase: MNKDEIFFDRWWAKHWIAEESFRVNLMVSMAGGNKAARVIDLGCGNGVFLKKLKEMGFYNLYGVDYSQTAVKNLSKEGFNVIKLDLSKNFSGKLSQKFDLVLVGELLEHLPEPKKFILETKKIIKKGGRLIISTPNKDWWPNYFFKQYYRKGLSLSSAFGHSTHISFFSLKELKSLIENSNFRIIKVKGIGAETRLYNPSFSLQTLRAFIYNGVLVFSNLLSCILAKQFSSVIIILAEKK, translated from the coding sequence GTGAATAAGGATGAAATTTTTTTTGATAGGTGGTGGGCTAAGCACTGGATTGCAGAAGAAAGTTTTAGGGTTAATTTAATGGTGTCTATGGCTGGCGGAAATAAGGCGGCCAGGGTTATTGATTTGGGTTGCGGCAATGGCGTCTTTTTAAAGAAATTAAAGGAAATGGGATTTTATAATTTGTATGGGGTGGACTACAGTCAGACAGCAGTAAAAAATCTTTCCAAGGAAGGTTTCAATGTAATAAAACTGGATTTAAGCAAAAATTTTTCAGGAAAATTAAGCCAGAAATTTGATTTGGTTTTGGTCGGAGAACTTTTAGAGCACCTGCCTGAACCAAAAAAATTTATTTTAGAGACAAAAAAAATAATAAAAAAAGGCGGCCGGCTGATTATTTCAACTCCAAATAAAGACTGGTGGCCAAATTATTTTTTCAAGCAATATTACAGGAAAGGATTAAGTTTAAGTAGTGCTTTTGGGCACTCGACCCACATAAGTTTTTTTTCTTTAAAGGAGCTTAAATCCTTGATTGAAAACAGCAATTTTAGAATAATAAAAGTGAAAGGAATTGGCGCTGAAACAAGACTTTATAATCCTTCTTTTTCCCTTCAAACATTAAGAGCCTTTATTTATAACGGGGTTCTTGTTTTCAGCAATCTTTTATCCTGCATTTTAGCAAAACAGTTCAGTTCTGTTATAATTATTTTGGCTGAAAAAAAGTGA
- a CDS encoding glycosyltransferase family 4 protein, producing MKKVCMIGTPYLGVPPRKGGAIEYLSFELAKVLSEKGYCITYYSVLTERNEKIQLKNLRVVRFPARRINGFIFNLFVFFSALTRDFDLVYFSGCSVLPAAFLLAKVKRLPLLYHEFNHNPWVRGKSFLFDWLAKKSIESADLVITPSDFIKNKITGKISSARKKVVAIHHSLDLKEFPVRIPKKEKKIVFVGRLLEHKGLHYLIESMKEFNAKNPEWVLVVIGPKGEFNKEHRDYFLRIKKMIKDYSLKGKVLFKGQISRSELIREVSTSSVLVLPSSNEAFGLVLIEAMACWTPCIAFDAGATREIIENNRNGFVVKQGDQKELTMRMHELIEDENKRTAFCLNSRKTAEEKFALERQVSKFVWYFNKLN from the coding sequence ATGAAAAAGGTTTGCATGATTGGAACTCCTTACCTTGGTGTTCCACCCCGAAAAGGAGGGGCAATCGAGTATCTCTCTTTTGAATTGGCTAAAGTTCTTTCAGAGAAAGGTTACTGTATAACCTATTATTCTGTTTTAACTGAAAGAAATGAAAAAATTCAATTAAAAAATTTGCGTGTTGTAAGATTTCCAGCAAGAAGAATTAATGGTTTTATCTTCAACCTGTTTGTTTTTTTTAGTGCGTTAACAAGAGATTTTGATTTGGTTTATTTTAGTGGTTGTTCAGTGCTTCCCGCAGCATTTCTTTTGGCAAAGGTTAAGAGGCTCCCTTTGCTTTACCATGAATTCAATCACAATCCTTGGGTTAGAGGAAAAAGCTTTTTGTTTGACTGGCTGGCCAAGAAGAGCATTGAATCAGCTGACTTGGTTATAACGCCGTCAGACTTCATCAAGAATAAAATTACTGGAAAAATTTCTTCGGCAAGGAAAAAGGTTGTTGCAATTCATCACTCTCTTGACTTGAAAGAATTTCCTGTAAGAATTCCGAAAAAAGAAAAAAAGATTGTTTTTGTTGGAAGGCTCCTTGAGCACAAGGGATTGCATTACTTGATTGAGTCAATGAAAGAATTTAATGCAAAGAATCCTGAATGGGTTTTGGTTGTAATTGGACCTAAAGGGGAATTCAATAAAGAACACAGAGACTATTTTCTCAGAATAAAAAAGATGATTAAGGATTATTCCCTAAAAGGAAAGGTTTTGTTTAAAGGCCAGATTTCAAGAAGCGAATTAATAAGAGAGGTGAGCACTTCCTCTGTTCTTGTGCTGCCTTCTTCAAATGAAGCATTCGGGTTAGTGTTAATAGAAGCAATGGCATGCTGGACACCTTGCATTGCATTTGATGCAGGGGCAACAAGGGAAATAATTGAAAACAACCGGAATGGTTTTGTTGTAAAGCAGGGAGACCAAAAAGAGCTTACGATGAGAATGCACGAATTAATTGAAGACGAGAACAAGAGAACTGCCTTCTGCTTGAATTCAAGAAAAACAGCGGAAGAAAAATTCGCTCTTGAAAGGCAGGTAAGTAAATTTGTCTGGTATTTTAATAAACTAAATTAA
- a CDS encoding winged helix-turn-helix transcriptional regulator, protein MQYQDELEQSLQLETRKKLYEAIEENPGLHFRELQRRVNLATGSLQYHLEFLQKKHLVRIEKQGKFNRYYTVRGRQFGEDSKLMSILRQESMRKIIVFLLQKKGANNSKIAENISLSPSTTSSHLKKLIELNLIQKKKKGKEKVYYITEPDKIALMLVEYKKSFLDEMVEGFADIWQQL, encoded by the coding sequence ATGCAATACCAAGACGAACTAGAACAATCACTGCAGCTGGAAACAAGAAAAAAATTGTATGAAGCAATAGAAGAAAACCCAGGCCTGCATTTCAGAGAGCTTCAGAGAAGGGTGAACCTTGCCACAGGCAGCCTTCAATACCATCTTGAATTCCTCCAGAAAAAACATTTAGTGAGAATAGAAAAGCAAGGAAAATTCAACAGATACTACACTGTAAGGGGAAGGCAGTTCGGAGAAGACAGCAAACTCATGTCCATCCTCAGGCAGGAAAGCATGAGAAAAATAATTGTTTTTTTGCTCCAGAAAAAAGGTGCAAACAACTCAAAAATAGCAGAAAACATAAGCCTCTCGCCCTCAACAACCTCATCCCACCTAAAAAAACTGATTGAACTGAATTTAATCCAAAAGAAAAAGAAAGGAAAAGAGAAAGTATACTACATCACAGAACCAGACAAGATAGCCTTAATGCTTGTTGAGTACAAGAAAAGCTTCCTGGACGAAATGGTGGAAGGGTTTGCAGACATCTGGCAGCAACTATAA
- a CDS encoding tyrosine-type recombinase/integrase, with product MENRIDIHNYRKRLNCALSWIKSKAKLTPANRTLLLKWYECLVNDGLTVPRMEKLVSQVCRIGEWLEKDFEKAGQNDIERIVSIIQSNQKYADWTKHDYKVTVKKFWKWLNGNKELPEIVKWVSTRMGVKNRMIPEELLTEEEVLKLIDCCDHPRDKALTALLYETGARIGEIGSIRLKHLTFNGCEGQVVLNGKTGMRKVFIVTSVPFLKKWIELHPRRKDKEAPLFVRITSGKGQAMTYAGIKKILGNAMKKSGVNKKYNPHLFRHSRATYLAGYLTESQLNYVMGWIQGSEMAATYVHLNGKEVNDALRRMYGLGEEKKLEESKFISRKCPICNTMNEPKAELCCNCSNPLTYKAAIKKFQKTEDERFEEILKELFWEKFRNQFKNTVSPEEAKQLIEEAEEKARRTRESESIAGT from the coding sequence ATGGAGAACCGAATTGATATTCATAATTACAGGAAACGCTTGAATTGCGCTCTTTCTTGGATTAAGTCAAAAGCAAAGCTTACCCCTGCTAACAGGACGCTTTTATTGAAGTGGTATGAGTGTTTGGTTAATGACGGATTGACTGTGCCTAGAATGGAGAAGCTTGTTTCTCAGGTTTGCAGGATCGGGGAATGGCTTGAAAAAGACTTTGAGAAGGCAGGACAGAATGACATTGAAAGGATCGTTTCAATCATTCAGTCTAACCAAAAGTATGCTGACTGGACCAAGCACGACTACAAGGTTACCGTAAAAAAGTTTTGGAAGTGGTTAAACGGAAACAAGGAGCTGCCTGAAATAGTTAAATGGGTTTCCACTAGAATGGGAGTAAAGAACAGGATGATTCCAGAAGAACTGCTTACAGAAGAAGAGGTATTAAAATTGATTGACTGCTGTGATCATCCTCGCGACAAAGCCTTGACTGCTTTACTTTACGAGACTGGAGCCAGAATAGGGGAAATAGGTTCTATTAGATTGAAGCATTTGACTTTTAATGGCTGTGAAGGCCAGGTTGTCTTGAACGGCAAGACTGGAATGAGGAAAGTATTCATTGTTACCAGCGTTCCTTTCCTGAAGAAATGGATTGAACTGCATCCCAGAAGGAAAGACAAGGAAGCCCCGTTATTTGTTCGAATTACTTCAGGCAAAGGCCAGGCAATGACCTATGCAGGAATAAAAAAGATTTTAGGCAATGCAATGAAAAAGTCTGGAGTAAACAAAAAGTATAATCCTCACTTGTTCAGGCATTCGAGAGCCACTTATTTGGCTGGATACTTGACTGAAAGCCAATTAAATTATGTTATGGGATGGATTCAAGGAAGCGAGATGGCTGCAACCTATGTTCACTTGAACGGAAAAGAAGTGAATGATGCTCTAAGGAGAATGTATGGCTTAGGAGAAGAAAAAAAGCTAGAGGAAAGCAAGTTTATTTCAAGGAAATGCCCTATATGCAATACAATGAATGAACCCAAAGCAGAATTATGCTGTAACTGCAGTAATCCTTTAACTTACAAGGCTGCAATAAAAAAGTTCCAGAAAACAGAAGATGAAAGGTTTGAAGAAATACTCAAAGAATTGTTCTGGGAGAAATTCAGAAACCAATTCAAAAACACTGTCTCACCAGAAGAAGCAAAACAACTAATAGAAGAAGCAGAAGAAAAAGCCCGTAGGACAAGAGAAAGTGAAAGCATTGCTGGAACGTAG